The nucleotide sequence GGTCTGACTCTCGTACAGCGACTCGACGCGGTCGAGGCTGTCGGCGCCGGCCGTATCGAAGTCGTCGCGGAACCCCTCGAAGCGGGGAAAGCGCAGGGCATAGCCCGAGTCGTACTCCGGGGACCGCTGGACCCCCTCGTAGCCCACCTCCAGCACCTCGGTGGGCTCGAGGTCGACGTCCCGGCCGTCCTGCTCGAGGATGTGGGGTTCGAGCCGGGCGGTCAGCTCCGCGAGCTGCTCGTCGGTGAAGCCCGTCGAGAGCCGTCCGACCTCCCGGAACGTGTCGCCGTCCCGGCAGGCCAGGTAGAGCCGGCCGAGGTTGTTCGAGCGCCGCCCCTCGCTCCACTTCGCGCGAGTGACGACCAGGTCCAGCGACTCCATCGTGGGTTTGACCTTCCGGGTGTAGCCCACCCGCTTGCCGGGCTGGTAGGTCGCGTCGGCAGTCTTGACCATGAGCCCCTCGTGACCGGCCGCGAGCGCCTCCTCGTAGAACGCCCGGACACGGTCCGGGTCGCGACTGCGGAGGCTCGGCATCCGCTCGACCTCCCGAGTGCGTTCGGTCAGTCGCCCCTCCAGTGCGTCGACCCGCTCGAGCAGGCTCCGCTCCAGCAGCGACTCCCCGTCCAGGTAGAGGAGGTCGAAGAGGTAGATGACGACCGGGACCGACTCGACGAGGCGCGCGACGTCGTGCTTGCGCTTGATCCGCCGGGAGAGCTGCTGGAAGGGGAGCGGCTCGCCGGTCTCGGGGTCGTGGGCGACGACCTCCCCCTCGACGATGTAGGAGTCGGCGTCGAACCCCGCCATCGCGTCGACCACGTCGGGGAACTGCGCGGTCACGTCCTCCAGCCGGCGGGTGAACAGCTGCGGGCCGGTCCCGCCCCCGCTGCCGTCTCCTCCGTCACCCCCTCCCGCGCTCCCGTCGTTCCCCTCGCTCGCTCCGGCCTCGAAGTGGACCTGCGCGCGGAAGCCGTCGACCTTGTACTCCGCGAGCGGGGCGGGCGGGGTGTCGCCGCTCCCGCCGTCACCCTCGCTCCCGCCGGCGGCGCCTGTGTCGCTCGCTTCGAGCGCGTCGGCGACGGCCGCCTCGACGGAGTCGGTCTTCTCCGCGAGCATCACCTCCACCGGCCGGCCGACTTCGAGGTCCAGGTCGGCAAGCCCAGCGCGGCCCGAGTCCGCGGCTGTCTGTGCGACGAGTCCGGGGTCGTTGGTGACCTGGAGAGCGTGCTCGACGGCCTCGACGTCCGCCCCGGGGGTCTCGCCGGGCTCGTCGGGGTCGCCGCCGAGGAAGGCCGCGGCGATGGCGTCCCGGACGGTCCCGCGGCCGACGCCGAGTCGGAGGTGACCGAGCGCCGTGCGGACGACGTACGTGGCCTCGTCGGGGTCGGCGTCGGCCAGCAGCCCCGCCACGGTGTCCACCCGGCGGTCCTCGCTTCCCGCGCCCTCGTAGCCGGCGAGACTCCGCAGCTCCTCGTAGACCCCCTCGACGGTCAGCGTCTCCGAGACGAGCGTCTGCTGGACCTGCCGCTCGACCGCCCTGGCGGCGGCACTGCCCAGGTCGCCGGTCTCGCGCCAGCCGGCCTCCACGTCCTCGGCGGCGACGCCGGTCGCCCGCTGGACCGCCCGGCTCGCGAGGCTGGAGGAGACGCCGAGTTCCGCCGGGTCCCAGGGCGCGAACAGTTCTCCCCGGAGGAGTCTGAGGACCATCGGGAGGTCCTCGTGGGAGGTCTCGGCCAGCGTCTCCGCGACGATGGCGACCTTCCCGTGAGTCGACTGGGTCTCCGCCAGCCGGTCGTACACCTCCACGAGCGCAGCGTACTCCACACCCGGGTCTCGGGACGGCGGGACATAAACGGGGCGGCCCGCGGGGCCGTGGCGAGTCCGGCGGGCCAGGATGCGAGAAGCTTCCGGGAAACGCCGCCGGCAACCACAAGACCCGGGCCGCCGAAGGCCGGGTATGTCCGGCCGGCGCGGCCAGCGGCTCTACGACTGGTGGAGTCGCCACGGGGAGTTGCTGGACGGGCTGTACGACGCGGCCTTTCTGTGCAGGCAGGCACAGCTGCGCGCGAAAAGCGTCGACGCGCTGGCGCTGTCGCCCGGCGACACCGTCCTCGAACTCGGCTGCGGCGACGGGCGCAGCCTCCACCGCCTGCGCACGCGCGTCGGTCCGCGGGGGCGTGTCGTCGCGCTGGACTACAGCGAGGGGATGGTCCGCCGGGCCCGCGAGCGCGTCCGCGAGGCCGGCTGGACGAACGTCCACGTCCTGCGGGCCGACGCGAGCCGTCTGCCGCTTGTGGGTCCCGTCGACGCGGTCTACGCGTCGATGGCCGCCAGCGCGATGGCCGACCCGGACGCGGTCGCCCGCGAGTCCCGCCGGCTGCTGCGGCCCGGCGGGCGGATGGCGCTGCTCGACGCGCGGCCGTTCGGGGAGCCGTGGACGGCGCTCAACCGCCTGGTCGTCCCGGTCTCGCGGTGGGCGACCGACTGGAACCCCGACGCGGACGTCACGGGGGCGCTCGCGACCGCCTTCGACGAGGTCGACCTCGACACCTACGTCTGGGGGACGGTCTTCGTTGCCAGCGCCCGCCTGGCGGACAGCTGAGCCGTCGGGCCCGTGCGGTGGGCCGTGCGACGACCCGGCTACCGGACAGTGACCCGGCCGCTGCTGTGGACGGTCACCTCGTACTCCTCGACCGGGAAGGTCACCGTCCCGCCGGTGGCGCGGAGCACGGACCGCAGGTCCGCGGCGTCGACGTACGTCCCCAGGGGGCCGATGTCGCCGGCCGTGAGCGCGGTCGTCTCGGTGAGCGCGTCGACGACGGCCTCCTCGACGGAGGCCGGGCGGACCCACTCCGCGCCGTCCCCCTCCCGGGTCCGGACGACGTACAGTTCGGCGTCGTCGGTCTCCATGGCCGGACTATCGCGGAGCCAGTACAAAAGGGGCCGGGCCGGTT is from Salinirussus salinus and encodes:
- a CDS encoding ATP-dependent DNA ligase; its protein translation is MEYAALVEVYDRLAETQSTHGKVAIVAETLAETSHEDLPMVLRLLRGELFAPWDPAELGVSSSLASRAVQRATGVAAEDVEAGWRETGDLGSAAARAVERQVQQTLVSETLTVEGVYEELRSLAGYEGAGSEDRRVDTVAGLLADADPDEATYVVRTALGHLRLGVGRGTVRDAIAAAFLGGDPDEPGETPGADVEAVEHALQVTNDPGLVAQTAADSGRAGLADLDLEVGRPVEVMLAEKTDSVEAAVADALEASDTGAAGGSEGDGGSGDTPPAPLAEYKVDGFRAQVHFEAGASEGNDGSAGGGDGGDGSGGGTGPQLFTRRLEDVTAQFPDVVDAMAGFDADSYIVEGEVVAHDPETGEPLPFQQLSRRIKRKHDVARLVESVPVVIYLFDLLYLDGESLLERSLLERVDALEGRLTERTREVERMPSLRSRDPDRVRAFYEEALAAGHEGLMVKTADATYQPGKRVGYTRKVKPTMESLDLVVTRAKWSEGRRSNNLGRLYLACRDGDTFREVGRLSTGFTDEQLAELTARLEPHILEQDGRDVDLEPTEVLEVGYEGVQRSPEYDSGYALRFPRFEGFRDDFDTAGADSLDRVESLYESQTDT
- a CDS encoding class I SAM-dependent methyltransferase; this encodes MSGRRGQRLYDWWSRHGELLDGLYDAAFLCRQAQLRAKSVDALALSPGDTVLELGCGDGRSLHRLRTRVGPRGRVVALDYSEGMVRRARERVREAGWTNVHVLRADASRLPLVGPVDAVYASMAASAMADPDAVARESRRLLRPGGRMALLDARPFGEPWTALNRLVVPVSRWATDWNPDADVTGALATAFDEVDLDTYVWGTVFVASARLADS
- a CDS encoding HalOD1 output domain-containing protein — encoded protein: METDDAELYVVRTREGDGAEWVRPASVEEAVVDALTETTALTAGDIGPLGTYVDAADLRSVLRATGGTVTFPVEEYEVTVHSSGRVTVR